Proteins from a genomic interval of Megalopta genalis isolate 19385.01 unplaced genomic scaffold, iyMegGena1_principal scaffold0037, whole genome shotgun sequence:
- the LOC117221308 gene encoding solute carrier family 35 member G1: MKMKFSIESTASYNSIHPAYHYTEQFANNAQTYQEGTKWFGVFLAFMSGTFFTISSALVKAIQNVDPMVLLAIRAILQMLVMAVTAIRASKSIFGPKDQRLLLHFQGIVGGATLSLLYYSFRELPIGDATTIIFSSPVIVIALSFIFLKEPCGILRVIVMCSLFAGVVFVSKPPFLFQMHRAEPYNLIGYLCATLATVFTALNIVIMRKCSEIHYSTMIFSLSWWSLVTAVFFFCIVTEQHVQKLKLPTDWFTWAKIALVAITGLSGQVLVTKALKIEGAGKVSVTRSLDIILAYVVQVYFFGDQPSSTSIIGAFLIIVSVVCMGFEKEIYSVCDFIP, translated from the exons ATGAAAATGAAGTTCAGCATCGAGTCCACTGCTTCTTACAATAGTATACACCCAGCATACCATTATACAGAACAATTTGCCAACAATGCTCAAACGTATCAAGAGGGTACCAAATGGTTCGGTGTGTTTCTGGCGTTTATGTCAGGTACATTTTTCACTATTAGTTCCGCGTTAGTTAAAGCGATCCAAAATGTTGATCCCATGGTGCTGCTGGCTATAAGAGCTATCTTGCAAATGCTGGTCATGGCCGTTACAGCGATCAGAGCCTCCAAAAGTATATTCGGTCCAAAGGATCAAAGACTGCTCTTGCATTTCCAG GGAATAGTAGGTGGTGCTACTCTATCGCTGCTGTATTATAGTTTCCGTGAATTACCCATAGGAGATGCAACGACTATTATATTCAGCTCTCCGGTTATCGTTATCGCATTgtctttcattttcttaaaGGAACCATGCGGTATACTACGTGTGATAGTCATGTGTTCACTCTTTGCAGGAGTAGTTTTTGTATCCAAGCCACCATTTTTATTCCAG atgCACAGAGCTGAACCATATAATCTCATCGGATACCTGTGTGCTACCCTAGCAACAGTTTTCACGGCTCTCAATATCGTTATCATGAGAAAGTGTTCAGAAATTCATTACTCTACGATGATCTTCAGTTTATCGTGGTGGTCCCTTGTTACAGCAGTATTTTTCTTCTGCATTGTAACGGAGCAACATGTACAGAAGCTGAAATTGCCCACTGACTGGTTCACTTGGGCTAAAATAGCATTAGTGGCAATTACTGGATTGTCCGGTCAAGTTTTAGTGACCAAAGCATTGAAAATAGAAGGTGCAGGCAAAGTATCGGTGACCAGATCCTTGGACATCATATTGGCCTATGTTGTGCAAGTGTACTTCTTCGGGGACCAACCATCTTCTACCAGTATCATTGGAGCGTTCTTAATTATAGTCTCTGTCGTGTGCATGGGATTTGAAAAAGAGATTTATAGTGTTTGCGATTTTATTCCCTAG
- the LOC117221309 gene encoding ester hydrolase C11orf54 homolog has protein sequence MTSTSSLDVTGLKIVKKELHVPSFDEIKDVLTEGLTKNFSEVQVEVVDCPDLTQEPFTLAASGLGGNPTVLEIGGPPFLLPTVQRDKVYDVQQLVKHLQCCKNAFVIGAGAGPWPHINCNCELMMNLVLPEPNVKNESRIASVDKLDGKCVLRTLPNNETRLALLGNLFVSEGKPGQVLKVHAKKRTGSDDFIACMQKALAKHYQDNLVGLGGTFLMDNGKIKQHVMSDFSTVPLTTEGKLNDWLSFYNMSTPLIAVGTFVSSESDVDLRVQHFHSFSHHGEGGHYHIDTTPETIEYLGYFNLGTVLYRVDQPTTGLEFGKD, from the exons ATGACTTCGACTTCTTCTTTGGATGTCACTGGACTTAAAATCGTGAAAAAGGAACTACACGTTCCGTCGTTCGACGAAATAAAGGACG TGTTAACGGAAGGTTTGACTAAAAACTTTTCCGAAGTTCAGGTCGAAGTTGTAGACTGTCCAGACTTAACACAAGAACCATTCACACTTGCTGCATCGG GCTTAGGAGGTAATCCTACGGTGTTGGAAATTGGGGGTCCCCCGTTTCTTCTTCCCACTGTGCAGAGGGATAAGGTATACGATGTCCAACAACTTGTGAAGCACTTGCAGTGCTGCAAGAACGCTTTCGTCATTGGAGCAGGAGCCGGACCATGGCCCCACATAAATTGCAATTGCGAG CTTATGATGAATCTAGTTCTCCCAGAGCCCAATGTGAAAAATGAGAGTCGCATCGCATCTGTTGACAAATTAGATGGGAAGTGTGTGCTACGAACCTTGCCTAACAACGAAACTAGATTAGCTTTGTTGGGCAACCTATTTGTCAGCGAAGGAAAACCAGGACAGGTACTAAAAGTGCATGCCAAAAAACGCACTGGCAGTGATGATTTCATTGCGTGCATGCAGAAAGCACTTGCAAAACATTACCAAGATAATCTTGTCG GATTAGGAGGAACATTCCTGATGGACAATGGGAAAATCAAACAGCACGTTATGAGTGATTTTTCCACAGTTCCATTGACCACGGAAGGAAAACTCAACGATTGGCTGAGTTTCTACAATATGTCCACGCCCCTGATTGCTGTTGGTACATTTGTCAGCTCTGAAAGC GATGTCGATCTCCGTGTCCAACACTTCCACAGCTTTTCTCATCACGGAGAAGGAGGTCATTATCATATTGACACAACTCCAGAAACTATTGAATATTTAGGGTATTTCAACTTGGGCACTGTGCTGTATCGTGTTGATCAGCCAACAACTGGTCTGGAGTTTGGAAAGGATTGA